The Arachis hypogaea cultivar Tifrunner chromosome 14, arahy.Tifrunner.gnm2.J5K5, whole genome shotgun sequence genome has a segment encoding these proteins:
- the LOC112743739 gene encoding beta-amyrin 16-alpha-hydroxylase CYP87D16 → MMWILALSVVAVFVIYSFHWILIMLNSNNIKLPPGSMGFPLIGETIQFLIPSYSVDIHPFVKQRMLRFGPIFRTSLFGQPVVITTDEEFNKFLIREEGKTVEIWLGPLAKVFLPGEEDTHLLESDFIKYVRQIILSHVGIENIREKLLPQMEHFCSETLRNWSTKTSIEVQHSSANLVLELFGKHYFGYDPEKLTENEKVPQSFINFFGDGLLSIPLDIPGTTFHTCKKDSQKIYKLLKNVMEERRKSQEKHRGDFLDQLIKDMGAEHPMNEDQVIYFIVGIWVATFLTNSTILAIIFNFLSDHPSAIEELRVEHEDILKNRDGSSSSLTWHEYKSMKFTQHVINEALRYSIIFPGLLRKALKDIPINGYTIPAGWMILVATPTLHVNPEVYKDPLAFNPWRWKDLDSATVSNYFKPFGGGMRQCPGAEISRAFLATFIHVLVTKYRFTKVRGGRIVRDPMLGFRGGVHIKIWEKPVHN, encoded by the exons ATGATGTGGATCCTAGCCTTATCTGTGGTGGCTGTGTTTGTAATCTATTCTTTTCACTGGATTTTAATCATGCTTAATAGCAACAACATAAAGTTACCTCCTGGTTCCATGGGTTTTCCATTAATTGGAGAGACCATTCAATTCTTGATTCCTAGTTACTCAGTGGATATCCACCCCTTTGTCAAACAGAGAATGctgag GTTTGGTCCCATATTTCGAACTAGTCTATTTGGTCAACCAGTTGTTATAACAACTGATGAAGAATTCAACAAATTCTTGATTAGAGAAGAAGGTAAAACAGTTGAGATATGGTTAGGTCCATTAGCTAAAGTTTTTCTCCCCGGTGAAGAAGATACTCATTTGCTTGAAAGTGATTTCATCAAGTATGTTAGACAGATCATTCTAAGTCATGTAGGTATTGAGAACATTAGGGAGAAACTACTTCCTCAAATGGAACACTTTTGTTCAGAGACTTTAAGGAACTGGTCAACTAAAACATCTATTGAAGTTCAACACTCTTCTGCTAAT TTGGTGCTTGAGTTATTTGGAAAGCATTATTTTGGGTATGATCCTGAGAAGTTAACTGAGAATGAGAAGGTACCACAATCTTTCATCAATTTCTTCGGTGATGGGCTTCTGTCAATTCCCTTAGATATCCCTGGCACCACATTCCACACATGTAAGAAG GACTCACAGAAAATATACAAACTTCTCAAGAATGTTATGGAGGAGAGGCGCAAATCACAAGAAAAACATCGAGGAGATTTTTTAGATCAGTTAATCAAAGATATGGGAGCTGAGCATCCTATGAACGAAGATCAAGTTATTTACTTTATAGTGGGAATTTGGGTGGCTACTTTTCTCACAAATTCAACAATCTTGGCAATaatcttcaactttttatctgaTCATCCTTCAGCCATAGAAGAACTAAGA GTCGAACACGAAGATATTCTGAAGAATAGAGATGGATCAAGCTCTTCTTTAACATGGCATGAATACAAATCCATGAAATTTACCCAACAC GTAATCAACGAGGCTCTAAGATACTCAATTATATTTCCTGGATTATTAAGAAAAGCTTTGAAAGATATCCCCATAAACG GATATACTATTCCTGCTGGTTGGATGATTTTGGTTGCCACTCCCACACTTCATGTGAATCCAGAAGTTTATAAGGATCCACTTGCCTTCAACccatggcgttggaaa GACCTTGATTCCGCTACTGTGTCAAATTATTTCAAGCCTTTTGGTGGAGGAATGAGACAATGTCCCGGGGCTGAGATAAGTAGAGCTTTCTTGGCTACTTTCATTCATGTCTTGGTCACAAAATATAG GTTTACAAAAGTCAGGGGAGGGAGAATTGTTCGGGATCCCATGCTAGGATTTCGCGGTGGAGTTCATATCAAAATTTGGGAGAAGCCAGTTCATAACTAA